The following are from one region of the Sandaracinus amylolyticus genome:
- a CDS encoding GMC family oxidoreductase N-terminal domain-containing protein, producing the protein MAKQRIDDVADYVIVGTGAGGATAARVLAEAGLDIVLLEEGPEVPLADRRREALDSMSVAVRDMASQTTDGIHPIPLLQGRVVGGSTAINSGIIWRLPDDVRRDWCERFGLERLVDENEMERVFARIEDEIGVHETEGEMLGGNNLLMERGAQALGLPGRRIHRNTKGCQGNGRCLQGCPIGARQSMDVSYIPRAIADGARLHSSCHATRVVFEGRRAVAVRGTVHDPKTRARVGSFEVRARRGVIVAASAIWTPVLLQNSGYRHPLLGERFQAHPGAAFVGRFDEPVQMGFGASQGYEVPMRDRGYKLESLGLPAEMLAARLPGAGAEWSKRLANLGNYVQWGGQVRMEALGRVRARWGGGVSVKYEPTKRDIEKLHDALVLTGRMMLAAGAKEIHPGVAGFPETITTEAELDAFARHPLHRSQAHLVASHLFGTACASRDPKLGVVNDELAAHGAEGLYVMDASVFPTNLGVNPQHSIMGVVWRASEMLAARATGRAAA; encoded by the coding sequence ATGGCGAAGCAACGCATCGACGACGTCGCGGACTACGTGATCGTCGGCACCGGCGCGGGCGGCGCGACCGCGGCGCGCGTGCTCGCGGAAGCGGGCCTCGACATCGTGCTGCTCGAGGAAGGGCCCGAGGTGCCCCTCGCCGATCGACGCCGCGAGGCGCTCGACTCGATGAGCGTCGCAGTGCGCGACATGGCCTCGCAGACCACGGATGGAATCCATCCGATCCCGCTGCTGCAAGGGCGCGTCGTGGGCGGCAGCACCGCGATCAACTCGGGGATCATCTGGCGTCTGCCCGACGACGTGCGCCGCGACTGGTGCGAGCGCTTCGGGCTCGAGCGGCTCGTCGACGAGAACGAGATGGAGCGCGTCTTCGCGCGCATCGAGGACGAGATCGGCGTCCACGAGACCGAGGGCGAGATGCTCGGCGGCAACAACCTCCTGATGGAGCGCGGCGCGCAGGCGCTCGGTCTTCCGGGCCGACGCATCCACCGCAACACCAAGGGCTGTCAGGGCAACGGTCGTTGTCTGCAGGGCTGCCCGATCGGCGCGCGGCAGAGCATGGACGTCTCGTACATCCCGCGTGCGATCGCGGACGGCGCGCGCCTGCACTCGAGCTGTCACGCGACGCGCGTGGTGTTCGAAGGACGTCGCGCCGTCGCGGTGCGCGGCACGGTGCACGATCCGAAGACGCGCGCGCGCGTCGGCTCGTTCGAGGTGCGCGCGCGGCGCGGCGTGATCGTCGCGGCGAGCGCGATCTGGACGCCGGTGCTGCTGCAGAACAGCGGATATCGCCATCCGCTGCTCGGCGAGCGATTCCAGGCGCATCCGGGCGCGGCCTTCGTCGGACGCTTCGACGAGCCGGTGCAGATGGGCTTCGGCGCGTCGCAGGGCTACGAGGTCCCGATGCGCGATCGCGGCTACAAGCTCGAGTCGCTCGGGCTCCCCGCGGAGATGCTCGCGGCGCGTCTTCCGGGCGCGGGCGCGGAGTGGTCGAAGCGCCTCGCGAACCTCGGCAACTACGTGCAGTGGGGCGGCCAGGTGCGCATGGAGGCGCTGGGTCGCGTGCGCGCGCGTTGGGGCGGCGGCGTGAGCGTGAAGTACGAGCCGACGAAGCGCGACATCGAGAAGCTCCACGACGCGCTCGTGCTCACGGGGCGCATGATGCTCGCGGCGGGCGCGAAGGAGATCCATCCCGGCGTCGCGGGCTTCCCCGAGACGATCACCACCGAGGCCGAGCTCGACGCGTTCGCGCGCCATCCGCTCCACCGCAGCCAGGCGCACCTCGTCGCGTCGCACCTCTTCGGCACCGCGTGCGCGTCGCGCGATCCCAAGCTCGGCGTGGTGAACGACGAGCTCGCCGCGCACGGCGCCGAGGGCCTCTACGTGATGGACGCGAGCGTGTTCCCGACGAACCTCGGCGTGAACCCGCAGCACTCGATCATGGGCGTGGTGTGGCGCGCCTCGGAGATGCTCGCCGCGCGCGCCACCGGCCGCGCAGCTGCCTGA
- a CDS encoding sigma 54-interacting transcriptional regulator, with translation MRKSFPLRLLEPPGADVYPHAFGEPGEAFVSKGRGVSMQQGTSGSQSAASSQITTNATHASPHDRPVLLERRNFSHAPTAIGSAPNACAGRESEIAKLMESYRRIAQHRDRERLVLLQGPGGIGKSRILAELRGRIRLEGGVVLEGRCEPGRAFGPFAEIVDRALRFLDEVGVVPSSDLDGLACRAGCHRLWHQHGGPEPETSSAIDPNGAPPEIAAFEKRLRFFDAIHQLLRDVATVRAPVLILHHLERADRGTLELLSFLLDLAGDHGSFAGQNEPTALRMMVVASLRDDVAPAHPEAIETLRGHDAAERVSVGALDAQGVRAFLTSEEAIARVIERTGGNPELIELLLEADPLTPRARIERRLARLTPIARELAGALAVHARPASLETLAALAGVPIEAAARSELPSFDLLTRSIVDGHVLFAFERENDRETCYQLFSPRERRDLHARCIDVCTARLDLQEAVRHAIATGDFARASDLAVAAAASLAARHAHAEAAALLESLLHANSSAGKGAMELPLVIREELADLYRIAGNYRAALVHARAVREALPEDPAAARRVGYLLTVAGEFEAAAEPLEAARRLATARVEAGLATGAEVAEVEAQLAELGYQQGNYDAAREWSEVALERAREAGALRIEIHARNTLGKLALAQKNPAVAAELFEQNRVLAARSGLGHQEAQAHTNLGVAMLLRRELGAAEQACKRAIEVATRASDTRDRAIATENLAVLAHLARDYRRALSHYHVAVGLLKRLGNRAMLGRVANNLGELYLSLGDRARARALSDLAAHVSGTSGPPLRTAQRLRLRGRIEAADGNVGLARQSFESALLAFRSLGDARAAADAQLEVAKLALADGDVPKAREILASLPVEDAPQRAAEVAIVAADLERAAGGETVLSARRAVELAEKAGDDELLLPALVRFARALGDAGDLSHAARVLERAQDVDKKLGANVPEEALAAWQERPARIELMQVQAKLASAWAATYNAGGRHDSVPPPRALAPRGRPVIAETGASDPRFEKWRKRYPNIAGSSTAVASVMSVLDKVSNSDAIVLIRGESGTGKELIAEAIHNNSARATKPIVKVNCAALVETLLLSELFGHEKGAFTGAQSRKKGRFELADGGTIFLDEIGDISPKTQVALLRVLQEREFERVGGTQPIRVDVRIVAATHRDLERMVREGTFREDLYYRLRGVTLEMPPLRRRLDDLTELCGRLLQRIAEERDEAAKRMSSAALELLAGHRWPGNVRELENVLRSATLFADGEELVPEDFAAFADTFQAPDPEVATALRAPSTTASTGGTSPGTTAVLGNDSVRDDASGADGEDAPIEMLVYERVRGGATSLFEMKKMLERECIVRALEETNGNITRAAALLGMKRPRLSQLVKEYELGDLGK, from the coding sequence GTGCGCAAGTCGTTCCCACTGCGCCTGCTTGAACCGCCCGGAGCGGACGTCTACCCTCACGCCTTCGGTGAGCCGGGGGAGGCTTTCGTCTCCAAGGGCCGCGGGGTGAGCATGCAGCAGGGAACGAGCGGTTCGCAGTCCGCAGCATCCTCTCAGATCACCACGAACGCGACGCACGCGTCGCCACACGACCGACCGGTCCTCCTCGAGCGCCGCAACTTCTCGCACGCACCGACCGCGATCGGCAGCGCGCCGAACGCCTGCGCGGGACGCGAGAGCGAGATCGCGAAGCTCATGGAGAGCTATCGCCGCATCGCGCAGCACCGCGATCGCGAGCGACTCGTGCTCTTGCAGGGCCCGGGCGGCATCGGGAAGTCGCGCATCCTCGCGGAGCTGCGGGGGCGCATCCGCCTCGAGGGCGGCGTGGTGCTCGAGGGCCGCTGCGAGCCCGGCCGCGCGTTCGGTCCGTTCGCGGAGATCGTCGATCGCGCGCTGCGCTTCCTCGACGAGGTCGGCGTGGTGCCGAGCTCGGATCTCGACGGCCTCGCGTGTCGCGCCGGGTGTCATCGCCTCTGGCACCAGCACGGCGGCCCCGAGCCCGAGACCTCGAGCGCGATCGATCCCAACGGCGCGCCGCCCGAGATCGCAGCGTTCGAGAAGCGGCTGCGCTTCTTCGACGCGATCCACCAGCTGCTGCGCGACGTCGCGACGGTGCGCGCGCCGGTGCTGATCCTCCATCACCTCGAGCGCGCGGATCGCGGCACCCTCGAGCTGCTCTCGTTCCTGCTCGATCTCGCGGGCGATCACGGGAGCTTCGCGGGACAGAACGAGCCGACCGCGCTGCGCATGATGGTGGTCGCGTCGCTTCGCGACGACGTCGCCCCGGCGCACCCGGAGGCGATCGAGACGCTGCGCGGGCACGACGCGGCGGAGCGCGTCTCGGTCGGCGCGCTCGACGCGCAGGGCGTGCGCGCGTTCCTCACGAGCGAAGAGGCGATCGCGCGCGTCATCGAGCGCACCGGGGGGAACCCCGAGCTGATCGAGCTGCTGCTCGAGGCCGATCCGCTGACGCCCCGCGCGCGCATCGAGCGTCGCCTCGCGCGCCTCACGCCGATCGCGCGCGAGCTCGCGGGCGCGCTCGCGGTGCACGCGAGGCCAGCGTCGCTCGAGACCCTCGCGGCGCTCGCGGGCGTGCCGATCGAAGCGGCGGCGCGCTCGGAGCTGCCCTCGTTCGATCTGCTGACGCGATCGATCGTCGACGGGCACGTGCTCTTCGCGTTCGAGCGCGAGAACGACCGCGAGACCTGCTACCAGCTCTTCTCGCCGCGCGAGCGCCGTGATCTCCACGCGCGCTGCATCGACGTGTGCACCGCGCGCCTCGATCTGCAGGAGGCGGTGCGCCACGCGATCGCGACCGGCGACTTCGCGCGCGCGTCGGATCTCGCGGTCGCGGCAGCCGCCTCGCTCGCGGCGCGTCACGCCCACGCCGAGGCCGCCGCGCTGCTCGAGTCGCTGCTCCACGCGAACTCGAGCGCCGGCAAGGGCGCGATGGAGCTCCCGCTGGTCATCCGCGAGGAGCTCGCGGATCTCTATCGGATCGCCGGCAACTACCGCGCGGCGCTGGTGCACGCGCGCGCGGTGCGCGAGGCGCTGCCCGAGGATCCGGCGGCGGCGCGGCGCGTGGGCTATCTGCTCACGGTCGCTGGTGAATTCGAGGCCGCGGCCGAGCCGCTCGAGGCCGCGCGCCGGCTCGCGACCGCGCGCGTCGAGGCGGGCCTCGCGACCGGCGCCGAGGTCGCGGAGGTCGAGGCGCAGCTCGCGGAGCTCGGCTACCAGCAGGGCAACTACGACGCGGCGCGCGAGTGGTCCGAGGTCGCGCTCGAGCGCGCCCGCGAGGCCGGCGCGCTGCGCATCGAGATCCACGCGCGCAACACGCTGGGCAAGCTCGCGCTCGCGCAGAAGAACCCCGCCGTCGCGGCCGAGCTCTTCGAGCAGAACCGCGTGCTCGCCGCGCGCTCGGGGCTCGGGCACCAGGAGGCGCAGGCCCACACGAACCTCGGCGTCGCGATGCTGCTGCGCCGCGAGCTCGGCGCCGCGGAGCAGGCGTGCAAGCGCGCGATCGAGGTGGCGACGCGCGCGAGCGACACGCGCGACCGCGCGATCGCGACCGAGAACCTCGCGGTGCTCGCGCACCTCGCGCGCGACTACCGCCGCGCGCTCTCGCACTACCACGTCGCGGTCGGGCTCCTGAAGCGCCTCGGCAACCGCGCGATGCTCGGCCGCGTCGCGAACAACCTCGGCGAGCTCTACCTCTCGCTCGGAGATCGCGCGCGCGCGCGTGCGCTCTCGGATCTCGCCGCGCACGTCAGCGGCACGAGCGGTCCGCCGCTCCGCACCGCGCAGCGCCTCCGCCTGCGTGGCCGCATCGAGGCGGCCGACGGCAACGTGGGCCTCGCGCGCCAGAGCTTCGAGAGCGCGCTCCTCGCGTTCCGCTCGCTCGGTGACGCGCGCGCTGCGGCCGACGCGCAGCTCGAGGTCGCGAAGCTCGCGCTCGCCGACGGAGACGTGCCCAAGGCGCGCGAGATCCTCGCGTCGCTGCCGGTGGAAGACGCGCCCCAGCGCGCCGCGGAGGTCGCGATCGTCGCGGCCGATCTCGAGCGTGCCGCGGGCGGCGAGACCGTGCTCTCGGCGCGTCGTGCGGTCGAGCTCGCGGAGAAGGCGGGCGACGACGAGCTCCTGCTCCCCGCGCTCGTGCGCTTCGCGCGCGCGCTCGGTGACGCGGGCGATCTCTCGCACGCGGCGCGTGTCCTCGAGCGCGCGCAGGACGTCGACAAGAAGCTCGGCGCGAACGTGCCCGAGGAAGCGCTCGCCGCGTGGCAGGAGCGCCCCGCGCGCATCGAGCTGATGCAGGTGCAGGCGAAGCTCGCGTCGGCGTGGGCCGCCACGTACAACGCGGGCGGTCGCCACGACTCGGTGCCGCCGCCGCGCGCGCTCGCTCCGCGTGGTCGCCCGGTGATCGCGGAGACCGGCGCGAGCGATCCGCGCTTCGAGAAGTGGCGCAAGCGCTACCCGAACATCGCGGGCTCGTCGACGGCGGTCGCGAGCGTGATGTCGGTGCTCGACAAGGTCTCGAACTCCGACGCGATCGTGCTGATCCGCGGCGAGAGCGGCACCGGCAAGGAGCTGATCGCCGAGGCGATCCACAACAACTCGGCGCGCGCGACCAAGCCGATCGTGAAGGTCAACTGCGCGGCGCTGGTCGAGACGCTGCTGCTCAGCGAGCTCTTCGGTCACGAGAAGGGCGCGTTCACGGGCGCGCAGAGCCGCAAGAAGGGCCGCTTCGAGCTCGCCGACGGCGGCACGATCTTCCTCGACGAGATCGGCGACATCTCGCCGAAGACCCAGGTGGCGCTGCTGCGCGTGCTCCAGGAGCGCGAGTTCGAGCGCGTCGGTGGCACCCAGCCGATCCGGGTGGACGTGCGCATCGTGGCCGCCACGCATCGCGACCTCGAGCGCATGGTCCGCGAGGGCACGTTCCGCGAGGACCTCTACTACCGCCTGCGCGGCGTCACCCTCGAGATGCCGCCGCTGCGCCGTCGCCTCGACGATCTCACGGAGCTCTGCGGGCGCCTGCTCCAGCGCATCGCGGAGGAGCGCGACGAAGCGGCGAAGCGCATGTCGTCGGCAGCGCTCGAGCTGCTCGCCGGCCACCGCTGGCCGGGCAACGTGCGCGAGCTCGAGAACGTGCTGCGCTCGGCGACCCTGTTCGCCGACGGCGAAGAGCTCGTCCCCGAGGACTTCGCCGCGTTCGCCGACACCTTCCAGGCGCCGGATCCCGAGGTCGCGACCGCGCTGCGCGCCCCGAGCACCACGGCGAGCACCGGTGGCACCAGCCCGGGGACGACGGCGGTACTTGGAAACGACTCGGTTCGGGACGACGCATCGGGCGCGGACGGTGAGGACGCGCCGATCGAGATGCTGGTGTACGAGCGGGTGCGCGGAGGCGCGACCTCGCTCTTCGAGATGAAGAAGATGCTCGAGCGCGAGTGCATCGTGCGCGCGCTCGAGGAGACGAACGGGAACATCACCCGTGCCGCGGCGCTCTTGGGGATGAAGCGTCCGCGCCTGTCGCAGCTCGTGAAGGAGTACGAGCTCGGAGACTTGGGGAAGTAG
- a CDS encoding Ig-like domain-containing protein has protein sequence MVSVAALVLGTACDVPNETAPIGSAPLVIATVPAPGADDVDRLARMEVVLDRPLAPSSVSPATVQVVSGARVAPIAVRADPTLPGIRIEPQGALDPDARWELRVEGVRDLDGIVGAREVVVFRTGRAETAPSDDVPPWSEIGPLLAQACGDCHGGDAPVLGLDLASAEGVRATAIRVASRQTGERPRAGGIVTGLAGMTRIEVFGDAGRPEDSYLVYKLLGDPHIVGERMPPPDDAGAAHALSAEEIARVAAWIRGGAPTE, from the coding sequence TTGGTCTCGGTCGCGGCGCTCGTCCTCGGCACCGCCTGCGACGTGCCGAACGAGACCGCACCGATCGGCTCGGCGCCTCTCGTGATCGCGACCGTTCCCGCGCCCGGCGCCGACGACGTCGATCGGCTCGCGCGGATGGAGGTCGTGCTCGATCGGCCGCTCGCGCCGAGCAGCGTGTCGCCCGCGACGGTGCAGGTGGTCTCGGGCGCGCGTGTCGCGCCGATCGCGGTGCGCGCCGATCCGACCTTGCCCGGGATCCGCATCGAGCCGCAGGGCGCGCTCGATCCCGATGCGCGCTGGGAGCTGCGCGTCGAGGGCGTGCGCGATCTCGACGGGATCGTCGGGGCGCGCGAGGTCGTGGTGTTCCGCACCGGGCGTGCGGAGACCGCGCCGAGCGACGACGTGCCGCCGTGGAGCGAGATCGGCCCGCTGCTCGCGCAGGCGTGTGGCGACTGTCACGGCGGCGACGCGCCGGTGCTGGGGCTCGATCTCGCGAGCGCCGAGGGCGTGCGCGCGACCGCGATCCGCGTGGCGTCGCGACAGACCGGCGAGCGACCGCGCGCCGGCGGGATCGTGACGGGCCTCGCGGGGATGACGCGCATCGAGGTGTTCGGCGACGCGGGGCGGCCCGAGGACAGCTATCTCGTCTACAAGCTGCTGGGCGATCCCCACATCGTCGGCGAGCGCATGCCGCCGCCGGACGACGCGGGCGCCGCGCACGCGCTGAGCGCCGAGGAGATCGCCCGCGTCGCGGCGTGGATCCGCGGCGGCGCGCCGACCGAATAG
- a CDS encoding FadR/GntR family transcriptional regulator, translated as MAPADPRKRAAVEAANRIRDEILTGRYPSGSSLPGERELSEQLGISRLTLRSALAHLEAEGLVRPYHGSGTRVLDFREHGGIDLLGYLARLAFEGRVVPIDVLADLLELRRSVAVDAVGLAAERATADEIHAMREHLAMQAELMDQPRAFMQSDIAFARRVVRATHNLAFELIYNTVARTLESNAGLELAFFANAPQTLRVYARLIDIVEKREAERARRATRALLERLDRTTLQRVETFLGMVREGAPAEAIDETDHEAEEELR; from the coding sequence ATGGCCCCTGCCGATCCCCGCAAGCGCGCCGCCGTCGAGGCCGCGAACCGCATCCGCGACGAGATCCTCACGGGGCGCTACCCGTCGGGCTCGAGCCTCCCCGGTGAGCGCGAGCTCTCGGAGCAGCTCGGCATCTCGCGCCTGACGCTGCGCTCCGCGCTCGCGCACCTCGAGGCCGAAGGGCTCGTGCGCCCGTATCACGGCTCGGGCACGCGGGTGCTCGACTTCCGCGAGCACGGCGGGATCGACCTGCTGGGGTACCTCGCGCGCCTCGCGTTCGAAGGTCGCGTCGTGCCGATCGACGTGCTCGCGGATCTGCTCGAGCTGCGTCGCTCGGTCGCGGTGGACGCCGTGGGGCTCGCCGCGGAGCGCGCGACCGCCGACGAGATCCACGCGATGCGCGAGCACCTCGCGATGCAGGCCGAGCTGATGGATCAGCCGCGCGCCTTCATGCAGTCGGACATCGCGTTCGCACGACGCGTCGTGCGGGCGACGCACAACCTCGCGTTCGAGCTCATCTACAACACGGTCGCGCGCACGCTCGAGAGCAACGCCGGCCTCGAGCTCGCGTTCTTCGCGAACGCGCCCCAGACGCTGCGCGTCTACGCGCGCCTCATCGACATCGTCGAGAAGCGCGAGGCCGAGCGCGCGCGACGCGCGACGCGCGCGCTGCTGGAGCGGCTCGATCGCACGACGCTGCAGCGCGTGGAGACGTTCCTCGGGATGGTGCGCGAGGGCGCGCCCGCCGAGGCGATCGACGAGACGGATCACGAAGCGGAGGAGGAGCTGCGATGA
- the ald gene encoding alanine dehydrogenase, protein MIIGVPTEIKTREYRVGINPGGVRQLTRAGHEVRIQKGAGLGAGIADKDFEAVGARIVPSAADAWAAEMVMKVKEPLPEEYGYFRPGLILYTYLHLAPLPELTKELMAKKVRAIAYETVQNADGSLPLLRPMSEVAGRMATQVGASCLEKERGGKGLLLGGVPGTRRGHVVVLGGGVVGAHSAKIAVGMGAQVTVLDVDGTRMSYLEDIFGASIETLYSNPTNIEETVANADLVIGAVLVAGAKAPKLVDEDLIKKMKPGSVVVDVAVDQGGCIATCRPTTHDHPTFELHGVIHYCVPNMPGAVSMTSTFALTNVTITYAERIAREGVVKAIKGSPALALGVNVWDGACVYQAVAEGVGVEYTPLDRVL, encoded by the coding sequence GTGATCATCGGCGTTCCGACGGAGATCAAGACTCGCGAGTACCGCGTCGGCATCAACCCGGGCGGCGTTCGCCAGCTCACCCGCGCCGGCCACGAGGTGCGCATCCAGAAGGGCGCCGGGCTCGGCGCCGGCATCGCGGACAAGGACTTCGAGGCCGTCGGCGCGCGCATCGTCCCGAGCGCCGCGGACGCGTGGGCGGCCGAGATGGTGATGAAGGTGAAGGAGCCGCTCCCCGAGGAGTACGGCTACTTCCGTCCTGGGCTCATCCTCTACACGTACCTGCACCTCGCGCCGCTGCCCGAGCTCACGAAGGAGCTCATGGCCAAGAAGGTGCGCGCGATCGCGTACGAGACCGTGCAGAACGCCGACGGCTCGCTCCCGCTGCTCCGCCCGATGAGCGAGGTCGCGGGCCGCATGGCGACGCAGGTCGGCGCGTCGTGCCTCGAGAAGGAGCGCGGCGGCAAGGGCCTGCTGCTCGGCGGCGTGCCCGGCACGCGTCGTGGTCACGTCGTGGTGCTCGGCGGCGGCGTCGTCGGCGCGCACTCGGCGAAGATCGCGGTCGGCATGGGCGCGCAGGTGACCGTGCTCGACGTCGACGGCACGCGCATGAGCTACCTCGAGGACATCTTCGGCGCGTCGATCGAGACGCTCTACTCGAACCCCACGAACATCGAGGAGACGGTCGCGAACGCCGACCTCGTGATCGGCGCGGTGCTCGTCGCGGGCGCGAAGGCGCCGAAGCTGGTCGACGAGGACCTCATCAAGAAGATGAAGCCCGGCTCGGTCGTGGTGGACGTCGCCGTCGATCAGGGCGGATGCATCGCGACGTGCCGTCCGACGACGCACGACCACCCGACGTTCGAGCTCCACGGCGTCATCCACTACTGCGTCCCGAACATGCCGGGCGCGGTGTCGATGACGAGCACGTTCGCGCTGACGAACGTGACGATCACCTACGCCGAGCGCATCGCGCGCGAGGGCGTGGTGAAGGCGATCAAGGGCTCCCCCGCGCTCGCGCTCGGCGTGAACGTGTGGGACGGCGCGTGTGTCTACCAGGCCGTCGCGGAGGGCGTGGGCGTGGAGTACACCCCGCTCGACCGCGTGCTCTGA
- a CDS encoding ATP-binding protein — MDLRTQISLVASILCFALSAVVLLRPRKRRVHWLFALFDGTVGAWYLTTFLARFEGGGAFWERLNLVWAVLLPLSAVQFFRAFLQSDSKRSGQLNRTAIFLAIGMSAAIFTPLYRALLLGTAVFVYVFVLLAAALVILYRAGRRARSRFDRARLLYLALVGTFAAVFTLAEYLPYVGLDIPPVGTVLILVFLYVLSQSILSSRILDLYELGARLGVLTALAFSLAGILWVLVALDPGHFFLHSVTAALVLMLLTEPVRSKIEQQISQLFFRERHDFERMVLDLRRQLANVLSQDDLVRSVVTAFESSRRLTHGSMYLLDADRQGYDLMGHVGGEPARRVELAPGRPFLDRMRRDEALVLENLERELEERRELGEDGEAETLAEIIGTMESMQASVAVALRGPDESYGLICIRDERLRDAYSPEEVQLLKGLAAQASIAVENSRLYQRMKERDRLAALGEMAAGLAHEIRNPLGAIKASAQFLAEPAPRDESTRMDDGAREFLDIIVEEVDRLNRVVSSFLDYARPSQLGDVAPIDVNATVRRTLQLLGPQFGPGVESALDLDEQVPPVRIDAERLRQVLINLALNAVQAMEGHGRLEVRTRGVSRGDERGVEIHVADTGPGIPQKVLKNLFVPFVTTKDRGTGLGLAISQRIASAAGGLIEVRSSPGIGTTFVVRLPAHVEERAALPVLAQGRIGAGATGNSAPAAGLAGGGEGLGTSADPGTRAERGAVAGERASSLASNR, encoded by the coding sequence GTGGATCTCCGGACCCAGATCTCGCTCGTCGCGTCGATCCTCTGCTTCGCGCTCAGCGCGGTCGTGCTCCTGCGACCGCGCAAGCGCCGCGTGCACTGGCTCTTCGCGCTCTTCGACGGGACCGTCGGTGCCTGGTACCTGACGACGTTCCTCGCGCGCTTCGAGGGCGGCGGCGCGTTCTGGGAGCGGCTCAACCTCGTGTGGGCCGTGCTGCTGCCGCTCTCCGCGGTGCAGTTCTTCCGCGCGTTCCTGCAGAGCGACTCGAAACGATCGGGGCAGCTCAATCGCACCGCGATCTTCCTGGCCATCGGGATGAGCGCGGCGATCTTCACGCCGCTCTATCGCGCGCTGCTGCTCGGCACCGCGGTCTTCGTCTACGTGTTCGTGCTGCTCGCCGCGGCGCTCGTGATCCTCTATCGCGCGGGCCGTCGTGCGCGCTCGCGCTTCGATCGCGCGCGCCTGCTCTATCTCGCGCTCGTCGGCACGTTCGCCGCGGTGTTCACGCTCGCCGAGTACCTGCCCTACGTCGGCCTCGACATCCCGCCGGTCGGCACGGTGCTCATCCTCGTGTTCCTCTACGTGCTGTCGCAGTCGATCCTCAGCTCGCGCATCCTCGATCTCTACGAGCTCGGCGCGCGGCTCGGCGTGCTGACCGCCCTCGCCTTCTCGCTCGCCGGGATCCTCTGGGTCCTCGTCGCGCTCGACCCCGGTCACTTCTTCCTGCACTCGGTCACCGCGGCGCTCGTGCTGATGCTGCTGACCGAGCCGGTGCGCTCGAAGATCGAGCAGCAGATCTCGCAGCTCTTCTTCCGCGAGCGGCACGACTTCGAGCGCATGGTGCTCGACCTGCGACGACAGCTCGCGAACGTGCTCTCGCAGGACGACCTCGTGCGCAGCGTGGTCACCGCGTTCGAGAGCTCGCGGCGCCTCACGCACGGATCGATGTACCTGCTCGATGCCGATCGTCAGGGCTACGATCTCATGGGCCACGTCGGTGGGGAGCCGGCGCGTCGCGTCGAGCTCGCGCCCGGTCGTCCGTTCCTCGATCGCATGCGGCGCGACGAGGCGCTGGTGCTCGAGAACCTCGAGCGCGAGCTCGAGGAGCGACGCGAGCTCGGCGAGGACGGCGAGGCCGAGACGCTCGCCGAGATCATCGGCACGATGGAGTCGATGCAGGCCTCGGTCGCGGTCGCGCTGCGCGGGCCCGACGAGAGCTACGGGCTCATCTGCATCCGCGACGAGCGATTGCGCGACGCGTACTCACCGGAAGAAGTGCAGCTCCTCAAGGGCCTCGCCGCGCAGGCGTCGATCGCGGTCGAGAACTCGCGCCTCTACCAGCGCATGAAGGAGCGCGATCGCCTCGCCGCGCTCGGCGAGATGGCGGCCGGCCTCGCGCACGAGATCCGCAATCCGCTCGGTGCGATCAAGGCGAGCGCGCAGTTCCTCGCCGAGCCCGCGCCGCGCGACGAGAGCACGCGCATGGACGACGGCGCGCGCGAGTTCCTCGACATCATCGTCGAGGAGGTCGATCGACTGAACCGCGTCGTCTCGTCGTTCCTCGACTACGCGCGCCCCTCGCAGCTCGGCGACGTCGCGCCGATCGACGTGAACGCGACGGTGCGCCGCACGCTGCAGCTGCTCGGACCTCAGTTCGGCCCGGGCGTGGAGTCCGCGCTCGATCTCGACGAGCAGGTCCCGCCGGTGCGCATCGACGCGGAGCGGCTGCGTCAGGTGCTGATCAACCTCGCGCTCAACGCGGTGCAGGCGATGGAGGGCCACGGCCGGCTCGAGGTGCGCACGCGCGGCGTGTCGCGCGGCGACGAGCGCGGGGTCGAGATCCACGTCGCGGACACCGGGCCCGGCATTCCGCAGAAGGTCCTCAAGAACCTCTTCGTGCCGTTCGTGACCACCAAGGATCGCGGCACCGGGCTCGGCCTCGCGATCTCGCAGCGCATCGCGAGCGCGGCGGGCGGGCTCATCGAGGTGCGATCGAGCCCGGGGATCGGCACGACGTTCGTCGTGCGACTGCCGGCGCACGTCGAGGAGCGCGCTGCGCTGCCGGTGCTCGCTCAGGGCAGGATCGGCGCGGGCGCGACCGGGAATTCCGCGCCTGCCGCGGGCCTCGCGGGCGGCGGCGAGGGACTCGGGACGAGCGCGGATCCCGGCACGAGAGCAGAGCGCGGCGCGGTCGCGGGCGAGCGCGCGAGCAGCCTCGCGAGCAATCGATAG